A single genomic interval of Mauremys reevesii isolate NIE-2019 linkage group 24, ASM1616193v1, whole genome shotgun sequence harbors:
- the LOC120390140 gene encoding interferon-inducible GTPase 5-like isoform X1, whose product MDMELVSVLMKGMESASVLRKGMESVSELMKGIESVSVLMEALDLRLDPKEFFNGSIKVFEEFMDLFKDKGQDEVASIVQAELDSFKSTILNIAITGETGAGKSSFINALRRLTAEDDGAAPTGVTETTTEPTVYPYPNHPNVRLWDLPGIGAPDFQPNTYLWQVNFKRYDFFVIIASERFKCNHAALAQEIEKMGKRFYFVRSKVDEDLRNEERDHPRTFSQESVLERLRMDCRKHLQKAGMSNPEIFLLSSCEFTKYDAPALVKALQDDLQGLQRLAFLLSLPNLSAEIIEEKKAALKKLIWLISLASALVNVIPIPGLSVACDIGILLASMISFYKYFGLDDRSLANLARQAGIPIEELKAVIISPRAKEINRDVVIKRLLKEEKGLPRLTANLPVLGLMLTVGISFLTTYLMLSSFLCEVAEDAERVRKTALKEDKKKRK is encoded by the coding sequence ATGGATATGGAGCTAGTCTCAGTGCTCATGAAGGGTATGGAGTCCGCCTCAGTGCTCAGGAAGGGTATGGAGTCTGTCTCAGAGCTCATGAAGGGTATAGAGTCCGTCTCAGTGCTCATGGAAGCTCTGGATCTAAGGTTGGACCCAAAGGAATTCTTCAATGGCTCCATAAAAGTGTTTGAGGAGTTCATGGATCTTTTCAAAGATAAAGGACAGGATGAAGTGGCTTCTATAGTGCAGGCGGAGCTGGATTCATTCAAATCCACCATACTCAACATCGCCATCACGGGGGAGACGGGCGCCGGGAAATCGTCCTTTATCAATGCCCTGCGGAGACTGACCGCTGAGGATGACGGGGCTGCCCCAACTGGGGTGACAGAAACGACGACGGAGCCAACTGTTTATCCCTATCCGAACCACCCCAATGTGAGGCTGTGGGACCTGCCCGGCATTGGTGCCCCGGATTTTCAGCCAAACACGTACCTGTGGCAAGTGAACTTCAAACGCTATGACTTCTTCGTGATCATCGCTTCGGAGCGCTTCAAATGCAACCATGCAGCCCTGGCCCAGGAGATCGAGAAGATGGGGAAGAGGTTCTATTTTGTGCGCTCCAAGGTGGATGAAGACTTGCGCAACGAAGAAAGGGATCATCCTAGAACGTTCAGTCAGGAGAGCGTCCTGGAGCGACTCAGGATGGACTGCAGGAAACACCTGCAAAAGGCAGGGATGAGCAACCCAGAGATTTTCCTTCTCTCCAGCTGTGAATTCACCAAGTATGATGCTCCTGCCCTGGTCAAGGCTTTGCAGGATGATCTCCAAGGTCTGCAGAGACTTGCCTTTCTGCTCAGTCTGCCAAACCTGTCTGCAGAAATCATAGAGGAGAAGAAAGCTGCCCTGAAGAAGCTGATATGGCTAATCTCTCTCGCGTCGGCTTTAGTCAATGTCATTCCTATACCAGGGCTCTCTGTTGCTTGTGATATTGGCATCCTGCTAGCATCCATGATTAGCTTCTACAAGTACTTTGGCCTAGATGACAGATCCTTGGCTAATCTGGCCAGGCAGGCTGGAATACCGATAGAGGAGCTGAAGGCCGTTATCATATCTCCCAGGGCAAAAGAAATAAACAGAGATGTTGTAATCAAACGGCTTCTAAAGGAGGAGAAGGGTTTGCCTAGATTAACTGCAAATCTACCAGTGCTTGGTCTCATGTTAACTGTGGGAATCTCTTTTTTAACCACCTACCTCATGCTGTCCAGCTTTCTCTGTGAAGTGGCTGAAGATGCCGAAAGGGTTCGGAAGACCGCTTTGAAGGAAGACAAGAAAAAGCGTAAATGA
- the LOC120390140 gene encoding interferon-inducible GTPase 5-like isoform X2 gives MDMELVSVLMKGIESVSVLMEALDLRLDPKEFFNGSIKVFEEFMDLFKDKGQDEVASIVQAELDSFKSTILNIAITGETGAGKSSFINALRRLTAEDDGAAPTGVTETTTEPTVYPYPNHPNVRLWDLPGIGAPDFQPNTYLWQVNFKRYDFFVIIASERFKCNHAALAQEIEKMGKRFYFVRSKVDEDLRNEERDHPRTFSQESVLERLRMDCRKHLQKAGMSNPEIFLLSSCEFTKYDAPALVKALQDDLQGLQRLAFLLSLPNLSAEIIEEKKAALKKLIWLISLASALVNVIPIPGLSVACDIGILLASMISFYKYFGLDDRSLANLARQAGIPIEELKAVIISPRAKEINRDVVIKRLLKEEKGLPRLTANLPVLGLMLTVGISFLTTYLMLSSFLCEVAEDAERVRKTALKEDKKKRK, from the exons ATGGATATGGAGCTAGTCTCAGTGCTCATGAAGG GTATAGAGTCCGTCTCAGTGCTCATGGAAGCTCTGGATCTAAGGTTGGACCCAAAGGAATTCTTCAATGGCTCCATAAAAGTGTTTGAGGAGTTCATGGATCTTTTCAAAGATAAAGGACAGGATGAAGTGGCTTCTATAGTGCAGGCGGAGCTGGATTCATTCAAATCCACCATACTCAACATCGCCATCACGGGGGAGACGGGCGCCGGGAAATCGTCCTTTATCAATGCCCTGCGGAGACTGACCGCTGAGGATGACGGGGCTGCCCCAACTGGGGTGACAGAAACGACGACGGAGCCAACTGTTTATCCCTATCCGAACCACCCCAATGTGAGGCTGTGGGACCTGCCCGGCATTGGTGCCCCGGATTTTCAGCCAAACACGTACCTGTGGCAAGTGAACTTCAAACGCTATGACTTCTTCGTGATCATCGCTTCGGAGCGCTTCAAATGCAACCATGCAGCCCTGGCCCAGGAGATCGAGAAGATGGGGAAGAGGTTCTATTTTGTGCGCTCCAAGGTGGATGAAGACTTGCGCAACGAAGAAAGGGATCATCCTAGAACGTTCAGTCAGGAGAGCGTCCTGGAGCGACTCAGGATGGACTGCAGGAAACACCTGCAAAAGGCAGGGATGAGCAACCCAGAGATTTTCCTTCTCTCCAGCTGTGAATTCACCAAGTATGATGCTCCTGCCCTGGTCAAGGCTTTGCAGGATGATCTCCAAGGTCTGCAGAGACTTGCCTTTCTGCTCAGTCTGCCAAACCTGTCTGCAGAAATCATAGAGGAGAAGAAAGCTGCCCTGAAGAAGCTGATATGGCTAATCTCTCTCGCGTCGGCTTTAGTCAATGTCATTCCTATACCAGGGCTCTCTGTTGCTTGTGATATTGGCATCCTGCTAGCATCCATGATTAGCTTCTACAAGTACTTTGGCCTAGATGACAGATCCTTGGCTAATCTGGCCAGGCAGGCTGGAATACCGATAGAGGAGCTGAAGGCCGTTATCATATCTCCCAGGGCAAAAGAAATAAACAGAGATGTTGTAATCAAACGGCTTCTAAAGGAGGAGAAGGGTTTGCCTAGATTAACTGCAAATCTACCAGTGCTTGGTCTCATGTTAACTGTGGGAATCTCTTTTTTAACCACCTACCTCATGCTGTCCAGCTTTCTCTGTGAAGTGGCTGAAGATGCCGAAAGGGTTCGGAAGACCGCTTTGAAGGAAGACAAGAAAAAGCGTAAATGA